The Vicinamibacterales bacterium genome contains a region encoding:
- a CDS encoding TonB family protein codes for MDAVSQVLAARHDLDEAPPMLGASLAAHLVLATAVFLIPAAWMGLQTAREEPVMTVSLAGPSGPAAGGRQAESAQAVQSVAPPAPRREPVAPPTAKTPEMVEPTKAPPRKTPVPPVKQAPADAPTRVTPSKGAEVQQGDALANTGSTSRVPFGGTASGSGGTGARFDVGDFCCPQYLATMQDRILRNWESKQQTLGTTILSFTVQRDGRLTDIAVERSSGNATLDFIATRALRLTQRIPPLPPEYTNQSLAVRLTFEYQR; via the coding sequence ATGGACGCAGTCTCGCAGGTCCTCGCCGCCCGCCACGATCTGGACGAGGCGCCCCCCATGCTCGGGGCGTCGCTGGCCGCGCACCTCGTGCTGGCCACGGCGGTGTTCCTGATCCCGGCGGCGTGGATGGGACTCCAGACGGCGCGCGAGGAGCCGGTGATGACCGTCAGCCTCGCCGGCCCGAGCGGCCCGGCCGCAGGCGGCCGACAGGCCGAGAGCGCGCAGGCGGTGCAGAGCGTCGCGCCGCCGGCGCCGCGCCGCGAGCCCGTGGCGCCGCCCACGGCGAAGACCCCGGAGATGGTCGAGCCGACCAAGGCCCCCCCGCGCAAGACGCCAGTGCCCCCCGTGAAGCAGGCGCCGGCGGATGCGCCGACGCGCGTCACGCCCTCGAAGGGCGCCGAGGTTCAGCAGGGCGACGCCCTGGCGAACACCGGGTCGACGAGCCGCGTGCCGTTCGGGGGCACCGCGTCCGGCAGCGGCGGCACCGGCGCGCGCTTCGATGTCGGCGATTTCTGCTGTCCTCAGTACCTCGCCACGATGCAGGATCGGATCCTCCGGAACTGGGAGAGCAAACAGCAGACCCTCGGCACGACGATCCTCAGCTTCACGGTCCAGCGCGACGGGCGGCTCACCGACATCGCCGTGGAGCGCTCGAGCGGCAACGCCACGCTCGATTTCATCGCCACGCGCGCGCTCCGGCTCACGCAGCGCATCCCACCGCTGCCGCCCGAATACACGAACCAGTCCCTGGCCGTCCGCCTCACGTTCGAGTACCAGCGATGA
- a CDS encoding tetratricopeptide repeat protein has translation MTASRLAVVTGLVLLSGVPAFAQRRELQQMAADIRILQEQAQLLQNAVAGLTDALKAVNARIDEQTGVNRKNHADEKLQADAMGGDIRVVRERVDDTNVRITSLSQEVEALRDAIAAMPVPTAPPTDTAMGLPGAGDPGVTPPAGAGGVPAVEPPVAPPPVTSPTTVSPARLYDLAWADYTAGNYDLAVEGFASYVRSFPKSEFADNAQYYIGQSYFLRGKFPEAVDAFNRVIATYPTSDVIGQAYYNRGKCFEEMKQPDRARESYEYVVKTLGDTDAGRLAKQRLDALNRARPQ, from the coding sequence GTGACCGCATCCCGTCTGGCCGTCGTGACCGGCCTGGTCCTCCTGAGCGGCGTCCCGGCCTTCGCCCAGCGCCGAGAGCTGCAGCAGATGGCGGCCGACATCCGGATCCTCCAGGAACAGGCCCAGCTGCTCCAGAACGCGGTGGCCGGTCTGACCGACGCGCTGAAGGCCGTCAACGCCCGCATCGATGAGCAGACCGGCGTCAACCGGAAGAACCACGCGGACGAGAAGCTGCAGGCCGACGCCATGGGCGGCGACATTCGCGTCGTGCGGGAGCGCGTGGACGACACCAACGTCCGCATCACCTCGCTCAGCCAGGAGGTGGAGGCCCTCCGCGACGCCATCGCGGCGATGCCGGTGCCCACCGCCCCGCCGACCGATACGGCGATGGGCTTGCCGGGCGCGGGCGATCCCGGCGTGACGCCCCCGGCTGGCGCCGGCGGCGTGCCCGCGGTCGAGCCCCCGGTGGCGCCGCCGCCTGTGACTTCTCCGACCACGGTGTCGCCGGCCCGCCTCTACGATCTCGCGTGGGCCGACTACACGGCCGGCAACTACGACCTGGCCGTCGAGGGCTTCGCCAGCTACGTCCGGTCGTTCCCCAAGAGCGAGTTCGCCGACAACGCGCAGTACTACATCGGCCAGAGCTACTTCCTGCGCGGCAAGTTCCCCGAAGCCGTCGACGCGTTCAACCGGGTGATCGCCACCTACCCGACCAGCGACGTCATCGGGCAGGCGTACTACAACCGCGGCAAGTGCTTCGAGGAAATGAAGCAGCCCGACCGCGCGCGCGAGTCGTACGAATACGTGGTGAAGACGCTCGGCGACACCGACGCCGGACGTCTGGCCAAGCAGCGGCTCGACGCGCTCAACCGCGCGCGGCCACAATGA
- the ptsP gene encoding phosphoenolpyruvate--protein phosphotransferase: MERLTGIPVSPGVVVGRAVVLTGHADVVRFPIPPDRVDHELELLDQARARSHAQLQEIRDRLANGPGHDLAPLFDAQLLILDDSMFMGRARDIVRHDRVNAAWAVHRAYEELCAIFATVEDPYLRERDNDLADVAGRIRMNLRRAGGWAADLLRDVDGPAVLVADELTASLAAQMDWSRVLGFATDAGGRTHHTAILARSLRVPAVVGLRDLSHRVSPGTPIVIDGTAGTVTIDPVPADIEEARRRAPSRRATAVAVADGPPVPTLTADGVAIRLDANLERLEDVPAVIEAGAEGVGLFRSEFLLAERSPDRLTEERQFAIYRDLLAAMAPRPVTVRTFDLDERQLTPSLGRERRDVRPGRRGVRLGLARPDVLRTQLRALLRAAPAGTLRIMFPFVTSVEEMRLARGIVDDVARDLGRPAGAVPVGAMVEVPSAAVVADLLAGESTFFTVGTNDLIQYTLAVDRTDERLSDLYEPLHPAVIRLLRLVHRAAARRKIDASVCGEMASDPALIGLLIGLGFRAFSMTPSAIPGARRLVRDLRVCDARRTASAALTLPTAADIERHLFDALAATTRDRAGQ, encoded by the coding sequence GTGGAGCGCCTGACCGGCATTCCCGTCTCGCCCGGCGTCGTGGTCGGGCGGGCCGTGGTGCTGACGGGCCACGCCGACGTGGTCAGGTTCCCGATTCCGCCGGACCGCGTGGACCACGAGCTGGAGCTGCTCGACCAGGCCCGCGCGCGGTCCCATGCCCAGCTGCAGGAGATCCGCGACCGGTTGGCGAACGGCCCGGGACACGACCTGGCTCCGCTCTTCGACGCCCAGCTCCTGATCCTCGACGACTCGATGTTCATGGGCCGCGCTCGCGACATCGTCCGGCACGACCGCGTGAACGCCGCGTGGGCGGTGCACCGGGCCTACGAGGAGCTGTGCGCGATTTTCGCGACCGTGGAGGATCCCTACCTTCGCGAGCGCGACAACGACCTCGCCGACGTGGCAGGCCGCATCCGCATGAACCTCCGCCGGGCCGGCGGCTGGGCGGCGGACCTGCTCAGGGACGTCGACGGCCCCGCCGTTCTGGTCGCCGACGAACTCACGGCCTCGCTGGCCGCCCAGATGGACTGGTCGCGCGTCCTGGGCTTCGCCACCGACGCCGGCGGGCGCACCCACCACACCGCCATCCTCGCGCGGTCGCTGCGGGTGCCGGCCGTCGTCGGCCTGCGGGACCTGAGCCACCGAGTCAGCCCCGGCACGCCGATCGTCATCGACGGGACGGCCGGCACGGTCACGATCGACCCGGTGCCCGCCGACATCGAAGAGGCCCGGCGGCGCGCGCCGAGCCGTCGGGCCACGGCGGTCGCGGTCGCCGACGGCCCCCCCGTGCCGACGCTGACGGCCGACGGTGTGGCCATCCGCCTGGACGCGAACCTGGAACGCCTCGAGGATGTGCCAGCCGTCATCGAGGCCGGCGCCGAGGGCGTCGGGCTGTTCCGATCGGAGTTCCTGCTGGCCGAGCGGTCACCCGACCGGCTCACCGAGGAGCGGCAGTTCGCGATCTACCGGGACCTGCTCGCGGCGATGGCGCCGCGCCCCGTCACGGTGCGGACCTTCGATCTCGACGAGCGGCAGCTCACGCCGTCGCTGGGCCGCGAGCGCCGGGACGTGCGGCCGGGCCGCCGGGGCGTACGCCTCGGCCTGGCCAGGCCCGACGTCCTGCGAACGCAGCTGCGGGCCCTGCTGAGGGCCGCGCCGGCCGGCACGTTGCGCATCATGTTCCCGTTCGTGACGTCGGTCGAGGAGATGCGGCTGGCGAGGGGCATCGTGGACGACGTGGCCCGCGACCTGGGCCGTCCGGCCGGCGCGGTGCCGGTCGGGGCGATGGTGGAGGTGCCGTCGGCCGCCGTCGTGGCCGACCTGCTGGCGGGGGAGTCCACCTTCTTCACGGTGGGGACCAACGACCTCATCCAGTACACGCTGGCCGTGGACCGGACCGACGAGCGACTGTCGGACTTGTACGAGCCGCTGCATCCCGCCGTGATTCGCCTGCTCCGCCTCGTGCACCGGGCGGCTGCCCGACGGAAGATCGACGCGTCGGTGTGCGGTGAGATGGCCTCCGATCCCGCCCTCATCGGGCTGCTGATCGGCCTGGGCTTCCGCGCCTTCAGCATGACGCCGTCGGCCATCCCCGGCGCCCGTCGCCTGGTCCGCGACCTCCGCGTCTGCGACGCGCGCCGTACGGCGTCGGCGGCCCTGACGCTCCCGACCGCGGCCGACATCGAGCGGCACCTGTTCGACGCGCTCGCGGCCACGACGCGCGACCGCGCCGGGCAATAG
- the miaB gene encoding tRNA (N6-isopentenyl adenosine(37)-C2)-methylthiotransferase MiaB yields the protein MARKYLIETYGCQMNVHDSERMAGLLEQAGFERTESDDDADLVVINTCSVRERAAEKLYTRLGDIKGTATRTGAAPMVAVTGCVAQQDGAEILTRSKLVDIVLGTQRVRLLPLLVEQAATASEPLIDISTPYDEPTFPFGLTRRDDPVKGYVTIVEGCNDFCSYCVVPYTRGHERMRAKTEIVREVEALAAAGRKEVQLLGQIVNHYQAPDDPGCDFAGLLAAVHEVPGIARIRFASPHPRHCSDRMIAAMRDLPKVCRHLHLPVQSGSDAVLKAMRRRHTRQEYLDLVDRLRAAMPDIQLSTDMIVGFPGETDSDFAETLDLVRTVRFHSMFSFKYSPRPNTLAALRMTDDVLEEEKTRRIMTLQSLQKDIQAGLHHDALGRTVEVLVDTTSRRRSWELAGRTTGNTVVNFPGEPEWLGSLVNVTIERTGAFGVWGRPATVAETVPC from the coding sequence ATGGCCAGAAAGTACCTGATCGAGACCTACGGCTGCCAGATGAACGTCCACGACTCGGAGCGGATGGCAGGGCTGCTGGAGCAGGCCGGATTCGAGCGCACGGAGTCGGACGACGACGCCGACCTGGTGGTCATCAACACCTGCTCGGTTCGCGAACGGGCTGCCGAAAAGCTCTACACACGCCTCGGCGACATCAAGGGCACGGCCACCCGGACGGGCGCGGCTCCGATGGTGGCCGTCACTGGATGCGTGGCACAGCAGGACGGCGCCGAGATCCTGACCAGGTCGAAACTCGTCGACATCGTGCTCGGGACGCAGCGGGTCAGGCTCCTCCCGCTCCTCGTCGAGCAGGCGGCAACCGCGAGCGAGCCCCTCATCGACATCTCGACGCCGTACGACGAGCCGACATTTCCCTTCGGGCTGACGCGCCGCGATGACCCGGTCAAGGGCTATGTGACGATTGTCGAAGGCTGCAACGACTTCTGCAGCTACTGCGTGGTGCCCTACACGCGCGGCCACGAGCGGATGCGGGCGAAGACCGAGATCGTCCGTGAAGTCGAAGCGCTGGCAGCGGCCGGGCGGAAAGAGGTCCAGCTCCTGGGCCAGATCGTGAACCACTACCAGGCGCCGGATGACCCCGGGTGCGACTTCGCAGGGCTGCTGGCGGCCGTCCACGAGGTGCCGGGCATCGCGCGTATCCGCTTCGCCAGCCCCCACCCGAGGCACTGCTCGGACCGGATGATTGCAGCGATGCGCGACCTGCCGAAGGTCTGCCGCCATCTGCACCTGCCGGTCCAGTCCGGATCCGATGCCGTCCTGAAGGCCATGCGTCGCCGGCACACGCGTCAGGAGTACCTGGACCTGGTCGACCGGCTGCGCGCGGCCATGCCGGACATCCAGCTCTCGACCGATATGATCGTTGGGTTCCCAGGGGAGACCGACTCGGACTTCGCCGAGACGCTCGACCTCGTGCGGACCGTGCGGTTCCACAGCATGTTCTCGTTCAAGTACTCGCCGCGCCCCAACACGCTCGCCGCGCTCCGGATGACGGACGACGTCCTGGAGGAGGAGAAGACGCGGCGGATCATGACGCTTCAGAGCCTGCAGAAGGACATCCAAGCCGGCTTGCATCACGACGCGCTCGGTCGGACGGTGGAGGTCCTCGTGGACACCACCAGCCGGCGGCGGTCGTGGGAGCTCGCGGGCCGCACGACCGGCAACACCGTGGTGAATTTCCCGGGCGAGCCGGAGTGGCTGGGCTCGCTCGTCAATGTGACCATCGAACGGACCGGCGCCTTCGGCGTCTGGGGCCGTCCGGCGACGGTGGCGGAGACGGTGCCGTGTTGA
- a CDS encoding HPr family phosphocarrier protein: MTSEDVTIVNVLGLHARAAARFVQLAGRYRAKVRVSREGRQVDGKSIMGILLLAASRGAVITIIVDGVDEVEALQSLAALVRSGFGEDTWSA; encoded by the coding sequence GTGACGAGCGAGGACGTGACCATCGTGAACGTGCTGGGCCTGCACGCGCGGGCGGCCGCGCGCTTCGTCCAGCTCGCGGGCCGCTACCGCGCCAAGGTGCGGGTCAGCCGCGAGGGCCGCCAGGTGGACGGCAAGAGCATCATGGGCATCCTGCTGCTGGCCGCTTCCCGCGGCGCCGTCATCACGATCATCGTGGACGGCGTGGACGAGGTCGAAGCGCTGCAGTCCCTGGCCGCGCTCGTCCGGAGCGGGTTCGGGGAGGACACGTGGAGCGCCTGA
- a CDS encoding single-stranded DNA-binding protein produces MNKVILVGNLGRDAEVRFTPSGAPVASFSVATTENWTSKDGQKQEQTEWHRIVLWGKQAETLQPYLTKGKQIYLEGRLQTRQWEKDGQKHYTTEVKADRLVLLGGGRGGDRGDRGDAGGYGEPMGQPAGAITDDDIPF; encoded by the coding sequence GTGAACAAGGTGATCCTGGTGGGCAATCTCGGCCGCGACGCGGAGGTCCGCTTCACGCCGAGCGGCGCGCCGGTGGCGAGCTTCTCGGTGGCCACCACCGAGAACTGGACGTCCAAGGACGGCCAGAAGCAGGAACAGACGGAGTGGCACCGGATCGTCCTGTGGGGCAAGCAGGCCGAGACCCTCCAGCCGTATCTCACGAAGGGCAAGCAGATCTACCTCGAAGGCCGGCTCCAGACGCGCCAGTGGGAGAAGGACGGCCAGAAGCACTACACCACCGAGGTGAAGGCCGACCGGTTGGTGCTGCTCGGCGGCGGCCGCGGCGGCGACCGCGGCGACCGCGGCGACGCGGGCGGCTACGGCGAGCCCATGGGCCAGCCGGCCGGCGCCATCACCGACGACGACATCCCGTTCTGA
- the recN gene encoding DNA repair protein RecN, producing the protein MIRYLAIKNLAVIESASVEFERSFNVLTGETGAGKSMLVEAVGLLLGGRASADLVRTGEDLASVEAQLEDAAGREVVVRREITAQGRSRAFLDGQLVNAAALRSTVGEIVELHGQHEHQALLDPATHLPMLDAWARTTDAAATVAARFSAVTLATQALARTELDAGERASRLELVEFHLSELRRAALTEGEDDTLERTRDVLRHAGRLQALSSEAYALLYDNESAVLSTLAQVWKKVGDLAAIDDTFSTHLGMRDGIKAQLDDLALTLRDYGERLDASPGRLQEVEDRLVLIERLKRKHGPSLRDVLARVAALEEEHRSLTGSPERRDDAVRALESARAAFLEVARRLSATRGAAAVQLGRAMEAALADLGMARATFDVRVTTSDAPDAWHPGGIDAVEFHLTANPGEDPRPLARIASGGELSRVMLAFKTLTTGLQPHRTLIFDEVDAGIGGRAASVVGERLRTLGQDAQVLCITHLPQIAALASTHFAIDKTIRNARTLTSVTRLDGPAREQEIARMMAGESALSGDVLSAARTLLGAGAKVSAQAKAKGESPRGAKAKVRR; encoded by the coding sequence ATGATCCGGTACCTGGCGATCAAGAACCTCGCGGTCATCGAGTCGGCGTCCGTCGAATTTGAACGTTCGTTCAACGTCCTGACCGGCGAGACCGGCGCAGGAAAATCCATGCTGGTCGAGGCCGTCGGGCTGCTGCTTGGCGGTCGCGCATCGGCGGACCTGGTCCGCACCGGCGAGGATCTCGCCTCCGTGGAAGCACAACTCGAAGACGCCGCCGGGCGGGAGGTCGTCGTCCGTCGGGAGATAACGGCCCAGGGCCGTTCCCGCGCCTTCCTCGACGGCCAGCTCGTGAACGCCGCCGCACTGCGGTCGACCGTCGGAGAGATCGTCGAGCTCCACGGACAGCATGAGCACCAGGCCCTGCTCGATCCGGCCACGCACCTGCCGATGCTGGACGCCTGGGCGCGCACCACCGACGCCGCCGCCACAGTCGCCGCGCGGTTTTCCGCCGTCACCCTCGCCACCCAGGCACTCGCGCGTACCGAGCTCGACGCGGGAGAACGGGCAAGCCGTCTGGAACTCGTCGAGTTCCATCTGTCCGAGCTGCGGCGGGCCGCCCTCACCGAGGGCGAGGACGACACGCTGGAGCGCACGCGGGACGTGCTGCGCCACGCCGGACGCCTGCAGGCCCTGAGCTCCGAAGCCTACGCTCTCCTGTACGACAACGAAAGTGCCGTGCTCTCGACGCTCGCCCAGGTCTGGAAGAAGGTGGGGGACCTGGCCGCGATCGACGACACGTTCTCGACGCACCTCGGCATGCGGGACGGCATCAAGGCCCAGCTGGACGATCTGGCCCTCACGCTGCGCGACTACGGCGAACGGCTGGACGCCTCGCCCGGCCGGCTGCAGGAGGTGGAGGACCGCCTGGTCCTGATCGAGCGCCTGAAACGGAAGCACGGCCCGTCACTGCGTGACGTCCTGGCGCGGGTCGCGGCGCTCGAGGAAGAGCACCGGTCGCTGACCGGCAGCCCGGAGCGGCGCGACGATGCGGTGCGGGCGCTGGAATCGGCGCGCGCGGCGTTCCTCGAGGTGGCGCGGCGGCTCTCGGCGACCCGCGGGGCCGCGGCCGTGCAGCTGGGACGGGCCATGGAGGCCGCGCTCGCGGACCTCGGCATGGCCCGCGCCACGTTCGACGTCCGCGTGACCACCTCCGACGCCCCCGACGCCTGGCACCCCGGCGGGATCGACGCGGTCGAATTCCATCTCACCGCCAACCCTGGCGAGGATCCCCGCCCGCTCGCCCGGATCGCGTCCGGCGGCGAGCTCTCCCGGGTGATGCTGGCGTTCAAGACCCTGACGACCGGGCTGCAGCCACATCGCACCCTGATCTTCGACGAGGTGGATGCCGGCATCGGCGGCCGGGCGGCGTCGGTCGTCGGCGAGCGCCTCCGGACACTCGGTCAGGATGCCCAGGTGCTGTGCATCACGCACCTGCCGCAGATCGCGGCCCTCGCTTCCACGCACTTCGCCATCGACAAGACCATTCGGAACGCCCGCACCCTCACCTCGGTGACGCGGCTCGACGGGCCGGCACGCGAACAGGAAATCGCGAGGATGATGGCAGGGGAGAGCGCGCTGTCGGGCGACGTCCTCTCGGCGGCGCGGACCCTGCTGGGCGCGGGGGCGAAAGTATCCGCGCAGGCGAAAGCGAAAGGCGAAAGTCCCCGAGGGGCGAAAGCGAAAGTGCGGCGCTGA
- a CDS encoding bifunctional nuclease family protein, with protein sequence MLIEMTIKGLTVDPVTNMPIVILRDEDDKRVLPIWVGVFEANAIALQIENIHTPRPMTHDLLRNVIHDLQASVERIVVSDVKDNTFYAHIHLETPAGKVAVDARPSDAIALALRTRSPIWVEEHVLESAKTVDAGAAKVDGERLHQWLESLDPDELGKYKM encoded by the coding sequence GTGTTGATCGAGATGACCATCAAGGGCCTCACGGTGGACCCCGTGACGAACATGCCCATCGTCATCCTGCGGGACGAGGACGACAAGCGCGTCCTTCCGATCTGGGTCGGCGTGTTCGAGGCCAACGCGATCGCCCTGCAGATCGAGAACATCCACACACCGCGGCCCATGACGCACGACCTCCTGCGGAACGTCATCCACGACCTGCAGGCGAGCGTCGAGCGAATCGTGGTGAGCGACGTCAAGGACAACACCTTCTACGCGCACATCCATCTGGAGACGCCGGCAGGAAAGGTTGCGGTGGACGCGCGCCCCAGTGACGCCATCGCGCTGGCGCTCCGCACCCGGTCGCCGATCTGGGTCGAGGAGCACGTCCTCGAGAGCGCGAAGACGGTGGATGCCGGCGCGGCCAAGGTCGACGGCGAGCGCCTCCACCAGTGGCTGGAAAGCCTCGACCCCGACGAGCTCGGAAAATACAAGATGTAG
- a CDS encoding ParA family protein — protein sequence MILAITNQKGGVGKTTTALNLAAALALRGKPTLLIDLDPQANSSMSYLDLRTVERGMYDVFVDSALDIHEIIKPTGVPNLSVAPARISLAKLESRLVGELDAPFRLKDQLERLTDFSHVVIDCPPALGLLTVNALVAATHLLIPIQSSYFALEGTDDLLETIEKVRQRPNPALQILGVVITMHDKRTALGRDILAQIRKVFGEKVFRTVISKSVRLEESPAYRESIFTFAPDSSGAHEYYRLCEEVMERA from the coding sequence ATGATCCTCGCCATTACCAATCAGAAGGGCGGTGTGGGCAAGACGACCACCGCGCTCAATCTCGCGGCCGCGCTGGCGCTCCGCGGGAAGCCGACCCTCCTGATCGACCTCGACCCCCAGGCGAACAGCAGCATGTCCTACCTGGACCTGCGAACCGTCGAACGCGGCATGTACGACGTCTTCGTCGACTCCGCGCTCGACATCCACGAGATCATCAAGCCGACGGGCGTTCCGAACCTGTCGGTGGCGCCGGCACGAATCTCCCTCGCGAAGCTGGAGTCCAGGCTGGTAGGGGAGCTGGACGCCCCGTTCAGGCTCAAGGACCAGCTCGAACGCCTGACCGACTTCAGCCACGTGGTCATCGACTGCCCGCCCGCCCTCGGCCTGCTCACCGTGAACGCCCTGGTGGCGGCCACGCACCTCCTCATCCCGATCCAGTCCTCCTACTTCGCGCTCGAAGGCACGGACGACCTGCTGGAGACCATCGAAAAGGTGCGCCAGCGCCCCAACCCGGCGCTGCAGATCCTCGGGGTCGTCATCACGATGCACGACAAGCGGACCGCCCTCGGCCGTGACATCCTGGCGCAGATCCGGAAGGTCTTCGGTGAGAAGGTGTTCCGGACCGTCATCAGCAAGAGCGTCCGGCTCGAAGAGAGCCCCGCGTACCGCGAGTCCATCTTCACGTTCGCCCCCGACTCGAGCGGCGCCCACGAATA
- a CDS encoding biopolymer transporter ExbD: protein MPKVMSPAESGGGRRRGRRVSTSLAEINVIPLVDVMLVLLIVFMVAAPMLQKGIEVNLPVSARANKIPEERLYVTVPASYRTDHQVQIGDETVPATALGERMRQAMLGREQKEVFLRGDGSVQLQDLTEVMDRLKAGGVERVGILTATPPRPR, encoded by the coding sequence ATGCCGAAAGTGATGAGCCCGGCGGAAAGCGGCGGCGGCCGCCGCCGGGGGCGGCGCGTCTCGACGTCGCTGGCCGAGATCAACGTGATCCCGCTGGTGGACGTGATGCTCGTGCTCCTCATCGTGTTCATGGTCGCGGCCCCGATGTTGCAGAAGGGGATCGAAGTGAACCTGCCCGTCTCCGCGCGCGCGAACAAGATTCCCGAAGAGCGGTTGTACGTCACCGTCCCTGCCTCCTATCGTACCGACCATCAGGTCCAGATCGGCGACGAGACGGTCCCGGCCACGGCGCTCGGCGAGCGCATGCGCCAGGCGATGCTGGGCCGCGAGCAGAAAGAAGTGTTCCTGCGTGGGGACGGCTCGGTCCAGCTGCAGGACCTCACCGAGGTCATGGACCGGCTGAAGGCCGGCGGCGTCGAGCGCGTCGGCATCCTCACGGCCACTCCCCCGCGCCCGAGGTGA
- a CDS encoding MotA/TolQ/ExbB proton channel family protein: protein MRTSGLWFLALQVADVERPVQGSLSILQLVLDASPVSKVALAVLLAFSIVSWGIILAKSMALRRAERQSKSFLDIFRKSARFSEVQGACKALEHSPLVGLFQAGYAELTLQMRTDKAAGGSPDVPAARPTLKSLAAVDRALLRASSVEVIKLEKQVTFLATTASLAPFVGLFGTVWGIMSAFAGIGAQGSTDLAVVAPGIAEALVATAVGLFAAMPAVYFYNHFTTKVKIMASEMDDFAMEFLNISERNFT from the coding sequence TTGCGCACGTCTGGATTGTGGTTCCTTGCCTTGCAGGTGGCGGATGTCGAGCGGCCCGTCCAGGGCTCGCTCAGCATCCTGCAGCTCGTCCTGGACGCCAGTCCCGTCTCGAAGGTGGCCCTGGCCGTGCTCCTGGCCTTCTCCATCGTGTCGTGGGGGATCATCCTCGCCAAGTCGATGGCCCTGCGGCGCGCCGAGCGGCAGTCGAAGTCGTTCCTCGACATCTTCCGGAAGAGCGCGCGCTTCTCCGAAGTGCAGGGGGCCTGCAAGGCGCTCGAGCACAGTCCGCTCGTCGGCCTGTTCCAGGCCGGGTATGCCGAGCTGACGCTGCAAATGCGGACGGACAAAGCGGCGGGGGGCAGTCCGGACGTCCCGGCGGCGCGTCCAACGCTCAAGAGCCTTGCGGCGGTGGATCGGGCGCTGCTGCGCGCCTCGTCCGTCGAAGTCATCAAGCTCGAGAAGCAAGTGACCTTCCTGGCGACCACTGCCAGCCTGGCGCCGTTCGTCGGGCTGTTCGGAACCGTCTGGGGCATCATGTCGGCCTTCGCCGGCATCGGCGCCCAGGGCTCCACCGATCTTGCAGTCGTCGCTCCCGGTATTGCCGAGGCGCTGGTCGCCACGGCCGTCGGCCTCTTCGCGGCCATGCCGGCCGTCTACTTCTACAACCATTTCACGACGAAAGTGAAGATCATGGCGTCGGAGATGGACGACTTCGCCATGGAGTTCCTGAACATCTCGGAACGGAACTTCACCTAG
- the pal gene encoding peptidoglycan-associated lipoprotein Pal gives MRIAVAGALVVALGAGCAKKVDPVVRPQPPADLPGDDTTTIPRPPAPPEPVRDEAPVVNPTVTDDMGIGAKDLDALNRDSPLTPVFFALDSYDLSAEARTTLQASAKVLQQQPSWQVTIEGHCDERGTAEYNLSLGERRALAAKTYLVSLGIGADRLRTVSYGKEFPFDPGHDDAAWAKNRRAHFVITAK, from the coding sequence ATGAGGATCGCGGTCGCGGGGGCCCTGGTAGTGGCGTTGGGCGCGGGGTGTGCCAAGAAGGTGGACCCGGTCGTCCGGCCGCAACCGCCGGCGGACCTGCCCGGCGACGACACCACGACCATTCCACGGCCCCCGGCGCCGCCCGAGCCCGTGCGCGACGAGGCGCCGGTGGTGAATCCGACGGTGACCGACGACATGGGCATCGGCGCCAAGGACCTGGACGCGCTCAACCGCGACTCCCCCCTCACGCCGGTGTTCTTCGCCCTCGACAGCTACGATCTGTCGGCCGAGGCGCGCACCACCCTGCAGGCAAGCGCGAAGGTCCTGCAGCAGCAGCCCTCCTGGCAGGTGACGATCGAGGGCCACTGCGACGAGCGCGGCACGGCCGAGTACAACCTGTCGCTCGGAGAACGCCGCGCGCTGGCGGCCAAGACCTACCTCGTGTCGCTGGGCATCGGCGCGGACCGGCTTCGTACGGTGAGCTACGGCAAGGAGTTCCCGTTCGATCCCGGCCACGACGACGCCGCGTGGGCCAAGAACCGCCGGGCGCACTTCGTGATCACGGCGAAGTGA